A genome region from Geobacter pickeringii includes the following:
- a CDS encoding 3-deoxy-7-phosphoheptulonate synthase, translating into MIKTSNLKIRSITPIIAPAELRQVFPQTEETAEFVNASRSHIKNILRGKDRRLMVVVGPCSIHDPKAALDYAERLARLAGELSDQLFIVMRVYFEKPRTTVGWKGIINDPDMNGTHQISKGLGIARRLLCEITDRLLPIASEMLDPITPDYLADFISWGAIGARTTESQTHRELASGLSFPMGFKNGTDGSLQVAIDAMIAAHHSHSFLGINRDGKSSIIQTTGNPDVHIVLRGGKKPNYSPEDIRKSEEMLEKGGLFPTLMVDCSHGNSEKRHEKQPEVLESVIEQIAAGNRSISGVMIESFLEEGNQAIPTDLSQLKYGVSITDKCIDWKTTEAVLRRAHDRLKKCGGRPLHG; encoded by the coding sequence ATGATCAAAACCAGCAACCTCAAGATCAGGAGCATCACCCCCATCATCGCGCCGGCGGAATTGCGCCAGGTCTTCCCGCAGACAGAGGAGACGGCGGAGTTCGTCAACGCCAGCAGGTCCCACATCAAGAACATCCTCAGGGGGAAGGACCGGCGCCTCATGGTGGTGGTGGGCCCCTGCTCGATCCACGACCCCAAGGCGGCCCTCGACTACGCGGAACGGCTCGCCCGGCTCGCCGGCGAACTCTCGGATCAACTCTTCATCGTGATGCGGGTCTACTTTGAGAAACCCCGCACCACCGTCGGCTGGAAGGGGATCATCAACGACCCGGATATGAACGGCACCCACCAGATCTCCAAGGGGCTCGGCATCGCCCGGCGGCTCCTCTGCGAGATCACCGACCGGCTCCTGCCGATCGCCAGCGAGATGCTCGACCCGATCACCCCCGACTATCTGGCCGACTTCATCTCCTGGGGAGCCATCGGCGCCCGCACCACCGAATCCCAGACCCACCGCGAGCTGGCAAGCGGCCTCTCGTTCCCCATGGGGTTCAAGAACGGCACCGACGGCAGCCTCCAGGTGGCGATCGACGCCATGATCGCCGCGCACCACTCCCACAGCTTCCTCGGCATCAACCGCGACGGGAAAAGCTCCATCATCCAGACCACCGGCAACCCCGATGTCCACATCGTGCTGCGGGGAGGGAAAAAGCCGAACTACTCCCCCGAAGACATCAGGAAGTCCGAGGAGATGCTCGAAAAGGGGGGGCTCTTCCCCACCCTGATGGTAGACTGCAGCCACGGCAATTCGGAGAAACGGCACGAGAAGCAGCCGGAGGTGCTGGAGTCGGTCATCGAGCAGATCGCCGCCGGCAACCGCTCCATCTCCGGCGTCATGATCGAGAGCTTCCTCGAAGAGGGAAACCAGGCGATCCCGACAGATCTCTCCCAGCTCAAGTACGGGGTCTCCATCACCGACAAATGCATCGACTGGAAAACGACCGAAGCGGTGCTGCGCCGGGCCCACGACCGGCTGAAGAAATGCGGCGGGCGCCCCCTCCACGGCTGA
- the fumC gene encoding class II fumarate hydratase: MERDSMGEVAVPAHAYWGAQTQRSLIHFAIGDDPMPLEVVRALAVVKKAAALVNVETGRLTAEKGRLIAAAADEVVDGKLDPHFPLSVWQTGSGTQTNMNVNEVIANRAIELAGGVLGSRSPVHPNDDVNMSQSSNDVFPTAMHIAAALLIHGGLIPAVERLRDAIEAKGREFADVVKIGRTHLQDATPLTVGQEMSGWASLLERDITRLLQGLDGLWDLAIGGTAVGTGLAARPDFGQRAAERIASLTGLPFRSHPNKFAALSAHDELVFVHGTLTTLAGSLMKIANDIRLLASGPRCGIGELQIPENEPGSSIMPGKVNPTQCEAMTMVAAQVMGNGTAVAIAGSQGNLELNVFKPVIIHNVLRSAALLGDACRSFTDHLVVGMEVDRQRTAEHLRNSLMLVTPLSPRIGYDKAARIAHTAYAEGTTLREACLKLGYLSAAEFDALVRPEEMTRPDRTD; encoded by the coding sequence ATGGAGCGGGACAGCATGGGGGAGGTCGCGGTGCCGGCCCATGCCTACTGGGGGGCGCAGACGCAGCGCTCGCTCATTCATTTTGCCATCGGTGATGATCCGATGCCGCTGGAGGTGGTCCGGGCGCTGGCTGTCGTCAAGAAGGCTGCGGCCCTCGTCAACGTCGAGACGGGGCGACTCACCGCGGAGAAAGGGAGGCTCATCGCGGCGGCCGCCGACGAGGTCGTCGACGGGAAGCTCGATCCCCATTTCCCCCTGAGCGTCTGGCAGACCGGCAGCGGCACCCAGACGAACATGAACGTGAACGAGGTGATCGCCAACCGCGCCATCGAGCTCGCCGGCGGGGTCCTCGGTTCCCGGAGCCCCGTCCATCCCAACGACGACGTCAACATGTCCCAGTCGTCCAACGACGTCTTCCCGACTGCCATGCACATCGCCGCCGCGCTCCTGATCCACGGGGGGCTCATTCCCGCGGTGGAGCGGCTCCGGGATGCCATCGAGGCGAAGGGGAGGGAGTTCGCCGACGTGGTGAAGATCGGCCGCACCCATCTGCAGGACGCCACCCCTCTTACGGTGGGCCAGGAGATGTCGGGGTGGGCGAGCCTGCTGGAACGCGATATTACGCGGCTGCTGCAGGGTCTCGACGGGCTCTGGGATCTGGCCATCGGCGGCACGGCGGTCGGCACCGGCCTCGCGGCCCGCCCCGACTTCGGGCAGCGGGCGGCGGAGCGGATCGCCTCCCTGACGGGGCTTCCGTTTCGCTCCCATCCCAACAAGTTTGCGGCCCTCTCGGCCCATGACGAACTGGTCTTCGTCCACGGCACCCTCACCACTCTGGCCGGCTCCCTCATGAAGATCGCCAACGATATCCGCCTCCTCGCCTCGGGACCCCGCTGTGGCATCGGCGAGCTGCAAATCCCCGAGAACGAGCCGGGCTCATCCATCATGCCGGGGAAGGTGAACCCGACCCAGTGCGAAGCGATGACCATGGTGGCGGCGCAGGTCATGGGGAACGGCACGGCGGTGGCCATCGCCGGCTCCCAGGGGAATCTGGAGCTGAACGTCTTCAAGCCGGTCATCATCCATAACGTCCTCCGCTCGGCAGCGCTCCTCGGCGACGCGTGCCGCTCCTTCACCGACCATCTCGTGGTGGGGATGGAGGTCGACCGGCAGCGGACCGCCGAGCATCTCCGCAACTCCCTGATGCTCGTCACCCCGCTCTCGCCACGGATCGGCTACGACAAGGCCGCCCGGATCGCCCATACCGCCTACGCGGAGGGGACGACGCTCCGGGAGGCGTGCCTGAAGCTCGGCTATCTCTCCGCCGCGGAGTTCGATGCCTTGGTCCGCCCCGAGGAGATGACCCGGCCGGACCGCACCGACTGA
- the serA gene encoding phosphoglycerate dehydrogenase, translating to MKIIVTDEVAQEGLALLAQDPRVEIDVKLGLKKEELHAIIGEYDAIITRSGTTVDKELLDAGKKLKMVARAGVGIDNVDVDYASSRGVIVVNAPFGNTNSAAEHAMALLLSFCRNVTRANASLKGGEWKRAPFTGYELKGKTAGVIGLGKVGGRVATRLKAFECEVLACDPYIAVKRAHDLGVKLVSHDEIYKNCDIITVHTPLTDETRNMIGERELAMMKDGVIIINAARGGIIEEKPLLKYLESGKITGAAIDVFSVEPPKTDDLKALIAHERVVVTPHLGANTFEAQVNVAVDVSKEILNYLDDQPLENAVNIPRFDMSLMDQMRPFLNLTNVMSEFVIQLVDANINTVTFTYAGNIAHYDCTPLTVCGLASLMNRMVEQDVNMVNASLIAENMGITVNENKTTQSPSFSNMITLTIEGGGKKRTISGTLFEGMPRIVNLRDYQVDFAPEEHMLLLTYGDRPGMIGKIGTILGVSDINIASMHLGRREKQGEAMVLLSLDSAVSPAVIEELRTATEAAFIKPIHMPGVRCSRGCGCGI from the coding sequence ATGAAGATCATCGTTACCGACGAGGTTGCCCAGGAAGGTTTGGCACTTCTGGCCCAGGACCCGCGGGTCGAAATCGACGTGAAACTCGGCCTCAAGAAGGAAGAGCTGCACGCCATCATCGGAGAGTACGACGCGATCATCACCCGGAGCGGCACCACCGTGGACAAGGAGCTCCTCGACGCCGGCAAAAAGCTCAAGATGGTGGCCCGGGCCGGGGTCGGCATCGACAACGTGGATGTGGACTACGCCTCGTCCCGCGGCGTGATCGTGGTGAACGCTCCCTTCGGCAACACCAACAGCGCGGCTGAGCACGCCATGGCGCTGCTCCTCTCCTTCTGCCGCAACGTGACCAGGGCGAACGCGAGCCTCAAGGGGGGGGAGTGGAAGCGCGCCCCCTTCACCGGCTACGAACTCAAGGGGAAGACCGCCGGGGTCATCGGCCTCGGGAAGGTCGGCGGGCGGGTCGCCACCCGGCTCAAGGCGTTCGAGTGCGAGGTCCTCGCCTGCGACCCATACATCGCCGTCAAGCGTGCCCACGACCTTGGCGTGAAGCTCGTCTCCCATGACGAGATCTACAAAAACTGCGATATCATCACCGTCCATACCCCCCTCACCGACGAAACCCGCAACATGATCGGCGAGCGTGAGCTGGCCATGATGAAGGACGGCGTCATCATCATCAATGCCGCCCGCGGCGGGATCATCGAGGAGAAGCCGCTCCTCAAGTATCTGGAGTCGGGGAAGATCACCGGCGCCGCCATCGACGTCTTCAGCGTGGAACCCCCGAAGACCGACGACCTGAAGGCCCTCATCGCCCATGAGCGGGTGGTCGTGACCCCGCACCTGGGAGCCAACACCTTCGAGGCCCAGGTCAACGTGGCGGTTGACGTCTCCAAGGAGATCCTCAACTATCTCGACGACCAGCCCCTGGAGAACGCGGTGAACATCCCGCGGTTCGACATGTCCCTCATGGACCAGATGCGGCCGTTCCTCAACCTGACGAATGTCATGAGCGAGTTCGTCATCCAGCTCGTCGACGCGAACATCAATACGGTAACCTTCACCTACGCCGGGAACATTGCCCACTACGACTGCACGCCGCTCACCGTCTGTGGCCTTGCCTCCCTCATGAACCGGATGGTCGAGCAGGACGTGAACATGGTGAACGCCTCTCTCATCGCCGAAAATATGGGGATCACCGTTAACGAGAACAAGACCACCCAGTCCCCCTCCTTTTCCAATATGATCACCCTCACCATCGAGGGGGGCGGGAAGAAGCGGACCATCTCGGGGACCCTTTTCGAGGGGATGCCGCGAATCGTCAATCTGCGCGACTATCAGGTCGACTTTGCCCCCGAGGAGCATATGCTCCTTCTCACCTACGGCGACCGGCCGGGGATGATCGGCAAGATCGGCACGATCCTGGGGGTGAGCGACATCAACATCGCCTCCATGCACCTGGGACGGCGGGAAAAGCAGGGTGAGGCGATGGTCCTCCTCTCCCTCGACTCGGCGGTTTCCCCCGCGGTCATCGAGGAGCTGCGGACGGCGACCGAAGCCGCCTTCATCAAGCCGATTCACATGCCCGGCGTCCGTTGCAGCCGCGGCTGCGGTTGCGGCATCTGA
- a CDS encoding tRNA (cytidine(34)-2'-O)-methyltransferase → MQPYQPFHIVLVEPEIPPNTGNIARLCGATGTVLHLVGKLGFSTDDRQLKRAGLDYWSEVEIHYWESLDELQRAYPDGRFLYTSKKAAKSHVEAGFREGDFIVFGKETVGLPEELLEANREHTVRIPIFGKVRSLNLSTSAGIVLYEALRQTGKLEGC, encoded by the coding sequence ATGCAGCCTTACCAGCCATTCCACATCGTCCTCGTCGAACCGGAGATCCCCCCCAACACCGGCAACATCGCCCGCCTCTGCGGCGCCACCGGCACCGTGCTCCACCTGGTGGGGAAGCTCGGCTTTTCCACCGACGACCGGCAGCTGAAGCGGGCCGGCCTCGACTACTGGAGCGAGGTGGAGATCCACTACTGGGAGAGCCTCGACGAGCTGCAGCGGGCCTATCCTGACGGCAGGTTCCTCTACACGAGCAAGAAAGCGGCGAAGAGCCACGTGGAGGCGGGATTCCGGGAGGGGGATTTCATCGTGTTCGGGAAGGAAACGGTGGGATTGCCGGAGGAGCTTCTCGAAGCCAACCGGGAACATACGGTGCGGATTCCGATCTTCGGCAAGGTCCGCAGCCTCAATCTCTCCACCTCGGCGGGAATCGTCCTCTACGAGGCGCTGCGCCAGACCGGGAAGCTCGAAGGATGCTGA
- a CDS encoding HsmA family protein: MLKIGILYMSLALLFYTYAVFSGRREGLHAKHLIVFGIGLLFDYLGTSEMSVYARLYGKAPEWHNLTGFLSLAGMGFHFLLALTAALARRAERVNRTFHRVSLTIYTLWCIAFASGALAGMGRVMARH, from the coding sequence ATGCTGAAGATCGGCATCCTCTACATGAGCCTGGCGCTCCTCTTCTACACCTATGCCGTCTTCAGCGGCCGGCGGGAAGGGCTCCATGCGAAGCACCTGATCGTCTTCGGGATCGGGCTCCTCTTCGACTACCTCGGCACCAGCGAGATGAGCGTCTACGCCCGGCTCTACGGCAAGGCCCCCGAGTGGCACAACCTCACCGGATTCCTCTCCCTGGCGGGGATGGGATTCCACTTTCTCCTCGCCCTCACCGCCGCCCTCGCCCGCCGGGCCGAGCGGGTCAACCGCACCTTCCACCGGGTGAGCCTCACCATCTATACCCTCTGGTGCATCGCCTTCGCCAGCGGTGCCCTGGCAGGGATGGGGCGGGTCATGGCCCGGCACTGA
- a CDS encoding ArnT family glycosyltransferase, producing the protein MAEEVKEAAAVGASGHEGEDSGRSAGIWWVVALCLAWIVPGLVGHDPWKADEPYTLGLVNHILQTGDWVVPTLAGEPFLEKPPLFFITAAGFARTFSPLLPLHDAARLAGGFYSLVALLFAGLTGRELFGRGRGRVAAFLVLGCIGLQPTAHKLITDTALFAGFSVALYGLALSRRRCLAGGALLGTGTGMGFMAKGLLAPGLLGFTALALPLVAKEWRSRRYAATLATALAAVVPWLTVWPVALYLKAPRLFDEWMWVQNFGRFLGHNDLGPKNKVGFYFYTLPWYAWPAFPLALLVIWRERPWRRSDSPLFLPFTAFVVMLALLSLSRDARSLYTLPLLLPLALLATPGEKMLAGRFAAWLNGAALVVPALAALLLWGGWLVMTAGVPAAVAGEILRKHPHVPVVRPLLLAAALVYTVGWVLVVRRWRHLPERFAVIWGAGLVMAWGVAMTLWLPWQDAGRSYREVTASLARVLPPGACISSKGLGESERAMFEYRAGVVTKRVEVGAPVDCTFHLDQLRKELKELPPAAGWEKVWEGRRPGCKNERFILWRRGETVGRTGLSAGP; encoded by the coding sequence GTGGCCGAAGAAGTGAAGGAAGCGGCAGCCGTCGGAGCGTCGGGGCATGAAGGGGAGGATAGTGGCCGTTCGGCAGGTATCTGGTGGGTCGTGGCGCTCTGCCTTGCCTGGATCGTGCCGGGGCTCGTGGGGCATGACCCCTGGAAGGCCGATGAGCCGTACACCCTGGGGCTGGTCAACCACATCCTCCAGACCGGAGACTGGGTGGTACCGACGCTGGCGGGGGAGCCGTTTCTTGAGAAGCCCCCCCTCTTTTTCATCACGGCGGCCGGTTTCGCCCGCACCTTCTCGCCGCTCCTGCCGCTTCACGATGCCGCGCGCCTTGCCGGCGGCTTCTACTCGCTGGTGGCGCTCCTCTTTGCCGGGCTCACGGGCCGGGAGCTCTTCGGCAGGGGAAGGGGGCGGGTAGCGGCGTTTCTCGTCCTGGGGTGCATCGGTCTTCAGCCCACCGCCCACAAGCTGATTACCGATACGGCTCTCTTTGCCGGTTTTTCGGTGGCCCTCTACGGACTGGCGCTCAGTCGCCGGCGCTGCCTTGCCGGCGGCGCTCTCCTCGGGACCGGCACCGGCATGGGATTCATGGCCAAGGGGCTCCTGGCGCCGGGGCTTCTCGGCTTCACGGCGCTGGCCCTCCCGCTGGTGGCTAAGGAGTGGCGGAGCCGCCGGTACGCCGCGACCCTGGCGACGGCCCTGGCAGCAGTGGTGCCGTGGCTCACTGTCTGGCCCGTGGCCCTCTACCTCAAGGCGCCCCGCCTGTTCGACGAATGGATGTGGGTCCAGAACTTCGGGCGGTTCCTGGGGCACAACGACCTGGGCCCCAAGAACAAGGTCGGCTTCTATTTCTATACCCTGCCGTGGTACGCCTGGCCGGCGTTCCCCCTGGCGCTCCTCGTTATCTGGCGGGAGCGGCCGTGGCGCCGGAGCGATTCACCGCTGTTTCTCCCCTTCACGGCATTCGTGGTCATGCTGGCACTCCTGAGCCTTTCCCGCGATGCGCGGAGCCTCTATACGCTGCCGTTGCTCCTGCCGCTGGCGCTTCTGGCGACCCCCGGGGAGAAAATGCTCGCCGGTCGTTTCGCCGCATGGCTCAATGGTGCGGCGCTTGTGGTTCCGGCTCTGGCGGCGCTCCTCCTGTGGGGGGGGTGGCTCGTCATGACAGCCGGTGTCCCTGCGGCAGTTGCCGGGGAGATCCTCCGGAAGCACCCCCACGTGCCGGTGGTGCGCCCCCTGTTGTTGGCCGCGGCGCTTGTTTACACCGTCGGCTGGGTACTGGTCGTCAGGCGATGGCGGCATCTCCCGGAGCGTTTCGCTGTCATCTGGGGGGCGGGGCTGGTCATGGCATGGGGGGTGGCGATGACGCTCTGGCTCCCCTGGCAGGATGCGGGGCGGAGCTACCGGGAGGTGACGGCGTCCCTCGCGCGGGTACTCCCTCCCGGCGCCTGCATCTCCAGCAAGGGGCTCGGCGAATCCGAGCGGGCGATGTTCGAGTATCGGGCAGGCGTCGTTACGAAGCGGGTGGAGGTCGGGGCTCCCGTCGACTGCACCTTCCACCTCGACCAGCTGAGGAAAGAGCTGAAGGAACTCCCTCCCGCGGCGGGATGGGAGAAGGTCTGGGAGGGACGGCGGCCCGGCTGCAAGAACGAGCGGTTCATCCTCTGGCGCCGCGGCGAAACGGTCGGCCGGACCGGGCTCAGTGCCGGGCCATGA
- a CDS encoding HD domain-containing protein, giving the protein MDDATLSALRCWFRDYCRTFYTDNEDDNRNIRLKEEHTAQVCATMELLADSLALAPADRRLAAAVALFHDVGRFEQFRRYRTFKDSASVNHAALGARVLAEEGVLAGVAEGERRLIASTVGLHNVFRIPAGLDERHLLFLRLIRDADKLDIWRVFIEFYRQPAGERASAVSLGFPDIPHCTPAVVDTLLGGEMVDLATLRTLNDFKLLQLSWVFDLNFSCSRQVVRERGYVELIADMIPRQGDVARAIEVVRDALSPREPDSGAAGAVGRC; this is encoded by the coding sequence ATGGATGATGCCACCCTTTCCGCGCTCCGCTGCTGGTTCCGCGATTATTGCCGCACCTTTTACACCGACAACGAGGATGACAACCGGAACATCCGTCTCAAGGAGGAGCATACCGCCCAGGTCTGCGCCACCATGGAGCTCCTCGCCGATTCTCTCGCCCTCGCACCCGCCGATCGCCGTCTCGCCGCCGCGGTGGCCCTCTTTCACGATGTGGGGCGGTTCGAGCAGTTCCGCCGCTACCGCACCTTCAAGGACAGTGCGTCGGTCAACCACGCCGCCCTCGGCGCCCGGGTTCTGGCAGAGGAAGGGGTGCTTGCGGGGGTCGCGGAAGGGGAACGGCGGCTCATCGCCAGCACCGTGGGGCTGCACAACGTCTTCCGCATCCCGGCGGGGCTGGACGAGCGGCACCTGCTTTTTCTCCGGCTGATCCGTGATGCCGACAAGCTGGACATCTGGCGGGTCTTCATCGAGTTCTATCGCCAGCCGGCGGGGGAGCGCGCGTCGGCCGTGAGTCTTGGTTTTCCCGACATCCCCCATTGCACGCCGGCGGTGGTCGACACGCTCCTGGGGGGCGAGATGGTCGATCTCGCCACCCTCCGGACCCTGAACGATTTCAAGCTCCTCCAGCTCTCCTGGGTGTTTGATCTCAATTTCTCCTGTTCCCGTCAGGTGGTACGGGAGCGGGGCTACGTCGAACTCATTGCCGATATGATCCCCCGTCAAGGTGATGTGGCGCGGGCCATCGAGGTGGTCCGGGACGCTCTTTCTCCCCGGGAGCCCGACTCCGGTGCCGCCGGCGCGGTGGGGAGGTGCTGA
- a CDS encoding LysE family translocator — translation MTNLTVFFVSVILVTIAPGPDIIYVLTRGVSQGKRAGLAAAAGFSTGCIFHTALAAVGISALIRSSEVAFTVIRLAGAAYLVYLGIGALRSRGGALIGASTEAPPLGSIYRQSIVANILNPKVTLFFLAFLPQFVAPGSGSVGLQLMGLGLIFMAVTITVFGAVALCAGLIGDWLRRTPAVAGRIQALAGLTFIGLGIRVALPDVK, via the coding sequence ATGACCAACCTGACTGTATTTTTCGTTTCCGTCATCCTGGTGACCATTGCCCCGGGGCCGGACATCATCTACGTCCTCACCCGGGGGGTGAGCCAGGGGAAGCGGGCGGGGCTCGCCGCCGCGGCCGGCTTCAGCACCGGCTGCATCTTTCACACGGCCCTGGCTGCCGTCGGCATCTCGGCCCTCATCCGCTCCTCCGAGGTTGCCTTCACCGTCATCCGGCTGGCGGGGGCTGCGTACCTGGTCTATCTCGGGATCGGGGCGCTGCGCAGCAGGGGAGGGGCCCTGATCGGCGCATCCACGGAAGCGCCTCCCCTCGGGTCGATCTACCGCCAGAGCATCGTCGCCAACATCCTCAACCCGAAAGTGACCCTCTTTTTCCTCGCCTTCCTCCCCCAGTTCGTCGCTCCGGGTTCCGGGAGCGTCGGGCTCCAGCTCATGGGGCTCGGCCTGATCTTCATGGCGGTGACGATCACGGTTTTCGGCGCGGTGGCCCTGTGTGCCGGCCTCATCGGCGACTGGCTGCGCCGTACCCCCGCCGTGGCCGGAAGGATCCAGGCCCTCGCCGGCCTGACCTTCATCGGCCTTGGCATCCGCGTCGCCCTTCCCGACGTGAAGTGA
- a CDS encoding class II fructose-bisphosphate aldolase, whose translation MAAQYSADFEKALQVGRPPTIKKLFPNSKALIVSGKVVDRAMIAKGKAITMAANGRNYFVIRGVLMAAQRANCPIIIEIAKSEGGQKAYCAVNYWNMARIVDALCNELGITVPVAIHADHYGIKNDKDLKAAMVEIPTMFEAGITSIAIDASHLPDDQNLLANLAINPAIPAWAGLETEVGEIKGNQGLSTVDEAKFLIQGLNARGIFPDWIALNNGTTHGIEASDAGIQVGLTAEIHQALAPYKVNGAQHGTSGNSSERLREIANRTATTKANVATALQMISWGLEVNDYGNAQLDAAGNFIKVAGEGMTEELWAEVVAYAESKGWKKGDYKNLNLPFENKLLAQPTEIRERMAKRVEEFAYKMLTEVLNAADTAPLAIAAIIAAGSHDVGPKGSPIEKAGDWTDEKIVERAKTIASDKGPAGNFDD comes from the coding sequence ATGGCTGCACAGTACTCCGCTGATTTCGAGAAGGCCCTCCAGGTTGGCCGCCCGCCCACCATCAAGAAGCTTTTCCCCAACTCCAAGGCGCTCATCGTGAGCGGCAAGGTGGTGGACCGTGCCATGATCGCCAAGGGAAAGGCGATCACCATGGCTGCCAACGGCCGCAACTACTTCGTCATCCGCGGTGTCCTCATGGCCGCCCAGCGCGCCAACTGCCCGATCATCATCGAGATCGCCAAGTCCGAGGGGGGGCAGAAGGCTTACTGCGCCGTCAACTACTGGAACATGGCCCGCATTGTGGATGCCCTCTGCAACGAGCTCGGCATCACCGTGCCGGTGGCGATCCACGCCGACCACTACGGGATCAAGAACGACAAGGATCTGAAGGCGGCCATGGTGGAGATCCCGACCATGTTCGAGGCGGGGATTACCTCCATCGCCATCGACGCCTCCCACCTCCCCGACGACCAGAACCTCCTCGCCAACCTCGCCATCAACCCGGCGATCCCCGCCTGGGCCGGCCTCGAAACCGAAGTGGGAGAGATCAAGGGTAACCAGGGGCTCTCCACGGTGGACGAGGCGAAATTCCTCATCCAGGGACTCAACGCCCGCGGCATCTTCCCGGACTGGATCGCCCTCAACAACGGCACCACCCACGGGATTGAGGCCTCCGATGCCGGTATCCAGGTGGGGCTCACCGCCGAGATCCATCAGGCCCTCGCCCCCTACAAGGTGAACGGCGCCCAGCACGGCACCTCGGGCAACAGTTCCGAGCGCCTGCGGGAGATCGCCAACCGGACCGCCACCACCAAGGCCAACGTCGCCACGGCGCTCCAGATGATCTCCTGGGGCCTTGAGGTGAACGATTACGGCAACGCCCAGCTCGACGCCGCCGGCAACTTCATCAAGGTGGCCGGCGAGGGGATGACCGAGGAGCTGTGGGCCGAGGTGGTCGCCTACGCCGAGTCGAAGGGGTGGAAGAAGGGGGATTACAAAAACCTGAACCTTCCGTTCGAGAACAAGCTGCTGGCGCAGCCGACCGAGATTCGCGAGCGGATGGCCAAGCGGGTGGAGGAGTTCGCCTACAAGATGCTGACCGAGGTCCTCAATGCCGCTGACACCGCGCCGCTGGCCATCGCGGCAATCATCGCCGCCGGCTCCCATGACGTGGGCCCCAAGGGAAGCCCCATCGAGAAGGCAGGCGACTGGACCGACGAGAAGATCGTCGAGCGGGCCAAGACCATCGCCAGCGACAAGGGGCCGGCGGGGAACTTCGACGATTAG
- the mnmH gene encoding tRNA 2-selenouridine(34) synthase MnmH encodes MPQTVPFHESLLDTHLPVDVRTPLEFEEDHIPGALNVPLLTNEERVEIGTLYKQVGPLEARRRGLELTAHRFPAMVAEIVAHAAGRPILVYCWRGGLRSKTVTSILDLTGHDAVQLVGGYKAFRTVVTEYFEPFRPPAPLVVLHGMTGIGKTTLLLKLAAAGHSTVDLEGLANHRGSAFGELGLSQSLTQKRFETLLWDAFRRLPADRPVIVEGESRRIGRMTLPGNLYEVMRESVKIWCVASVETRVARLMEEYGLPEYREGMAEALLRIRKKLGGDRYEELAGHLERWEMAPFMEGLIRGYYDKLYYKTREWTEDATIALEDFDAAQRELEQFLATRDWGTAVR; translated from the coding sequence GTGCCCCAAACCGTACCCTTTCACGAATCGCTCCTCGACACCCACCTGCCGGTGGACGTCCGCACCCCTCTGGAGTTCGAGGAAGACCACATCCCCGGTGCCCTCAACGTGCCGCTCCTCACCAACGAGGAGCGGGTCGAGATCGGCACGCTGTACAAACAGGTGGGCCCCCTCGAAGCGCGCCGCCGCGGGCTGGAGCTCACGGCCCACCGCTTCCCGGCCATGGTGGCGGAGATCGTCGCCCATGCCGCCGGCCGGCCGATCCTCGTCTACTGCTGGCGCGGAGGACTGCGGAGCAAGACGGTTACGTCGATCCTCGACCTGACCGGCCACGACGCCGTACAGCTCGTCGGCGGTTACAAGGCGTTTCGCACCGTGGTGACGGAATATTTCGAGCCGTTCCGCCCTCCCGCCCCGCTGGTGGTCCTCCACGGCATGACCGGCATCGGCAAGACCACCCTGCTGCTCAAGCTGGCGGCGGCAGGACATTCCACCGTGGACCTGGAGGGGCTTGCCAACCACCGCGGCTCGGCCTTCGGCGAGTTGGGACTCTCCCAGAGCCTTACCCAGAAACGCTTCGAAACCCTGCTCTGGGATGCCTTCCGGCGGCTTCCCGCCGATCGGCCGGTTATCGTCGAGGGGGAGAGCCGGCGGATCGGCAGGATGACCCTGCCAGGGAACCTGTACGAGGTCATGCGGGAGAGCGTGAAGATCTGGTGCGTGGCATCGGTGGAGACACGGGTGGCGCGACTCATGGAGGAATACGGGCTTCCCGAATATCGCGAGGGGATGGCGGAGGCGCTCCTGCGCATCCGGAAGAAGCTCGGCGGCGACCGGTACGAGGAGCTCGCCGGCCATCTCGAGCGCTGGGAGATGGCGCCGTTCATGGAAGGATTGATCCGGGGGTACTACGACAAGCTCTACTACAAGACCCGGGAATGGACGGAGGACGCGACGATCGCGCTGGAGGATTTCGACGCGGCCCAGCGGGAGCTGGAACAGTTCCTCGCGACGCGCGACTGGGGCACTGCGGTACGCTGA